A single genomic interval of Dyella sp. GSA-30 harbors:
- a CDS encoding YihY/virulence factor BrkB family protein — protein MRKFIRLLGRTFHVAIDGFADDELMTRASALAFWSALSFAPILVLTLWSLSVLKPSSQDQLVAMLAGVLGKEGAGAIKLVMDNAKQQPRLGNILGLIGIGVTVFSASTVFAQLQSTLNRIFGVQIKGGTREAVLSWLSMRARAIGLLIGIFFLLIVSFVVTAIIQTLLPGDTLAWQSIEICASLVVFVLAFGAMYKVLPDASIPWKDAARGAVLTAVLFVAGQFVIGLYLDHAKVGGAYGPAGAVVVLLTWMYYASVIVLLGAELTHGLAVARGTHIEPNRYAERIDEPEDRQPTQGDNKDVDRPT, from the coding sequence ATGCGAAAGTTCATTCGATTGCTGGGTCGTACCTTTCATGTCGCCATCGACGGCTTCGCCGACGACGAGCTGATGACGCGTGCCTCGGCGTTGGCGTTCTGGTCGGCGCTCTCGTTCGCACCGATCCTGGTGCTGACTTTGTGGAGCCTGTCGGTGCTCAAGCCGTCGTCGCAGGATCAGCTGGTCGCCATGCTGGCCGGCGTGCTGGGCAAAGAAGGTGCCGGTGCGATCAAGCTGGTCATGGACAACGCCAAGCAGCAGCCGCGGCTGGGTAATATCCTTGGCTTGATCGGTATTGGTGTGACGGTCTTCAGCGCATCGACGGTGTTCGCGCAATTGCAGTCGACCCTGAATCGTATTTTTGGCGTGCAGATCAAGGGCGGCACCCGCGAGGCGGTACTTAGTTGGCTGAGCATGCGTGCGCGTGCGATCGGTTTGCTGATAGGTATCTTCTTTTTGTTGATCGTTTCTTTCGTCGTCACGGCCATCATCCAGACCTTGCTGCCAGGCGACACGCTCGCCTGGCAGTCGATCGAGATCTGCGCCTCGCTGGTGGTGTTCGTACTGGCTTTTGGCGCCATGTACAAAGTGCTGCCCGATGCGAGCATTCCGTGGAAGGATGCTGCACGTGGCGCTGTGCTGACTGCGGTGTTGTTCGTTGCCGGCCAGTTTGTCATCGGGCTTTATCTGGATCACGCCAAAGTCGGCGGTGCCTACGGGCCGGCCGGCGCCGTGGTAGTGCTGTTGACCTGGATGTACTACGCCTCGGTGATCGTGCTGCTTGGCGCCGAGCTGACCCATGGCCTGGCCGTGGCACGAGGGACGCACATCGAGCCGAATCGCTATGCGGAGCGCATCGATGAACCGGAGGATCGGCAGCCTACCCAGGGCGACAACAAGGATGTCGATCGGCCGACGTAG
- a CDS encoding metalloregulator ArsR/SmtB family transcription factor, producing MDIEDHETGLARVASAMAEPARSRMLCCLMDGCARTSTELAVVAGVGAPTASAHLQRMKRLGLVEVWVQGRHRYYRLANHDVAQALEALMVVANPATPRFVPSTPAPLRMARTCYDHLAGTLGVAWHDRLLAMAWIAPGADAIDYVLTDLGVRKVAELGMDSELSPRRRFAYPCMDWSMRRPHVGGALGAALLELGIRRGWLQRQLDSRALTVTNKGLRELESIFGITQLAVMPA from the coding sequence ATGGACATCGAAGATCACGAGACCGGCCTGGCCCGCGTCGCATCGGCGATGGCCGAGCCCGCGCGCAGCCGCATGCTTTGCTGCCTGATGGACGGTTGTGCGCGTACGAGCACCGAGCTTGCCGTCGTCGCGGGTGTCGGGGCGCCGACGGCAAGCGCGCATCTACAGCGAATGAAGCGGCTGGGCCTGGTCGAGGTATGGGTGCAGGGGCGCCATCGTTACTATCGGTTGGCCAATCATGACGTGGCCCAGGCGCTGGAGGCCTTGATGGTGGTGGCCAATCCAGCAACTCCGCGTTTCGTGCCATCGACGCCTGCGCCGCTGCGCATGGCGCGCACTTGTTACGACCATCTGGCCGGAACCTTGGGCGTAGCGTGGCATGACCGCTTGCTGGCGATGGCCTGGATCGCCCCCGGCGCGGATGCGATCGACTATGTGCTTACCGATCTGGGCGTGCGCAAGGTAGCCGAGCTCGGCATGGACTCGGAGCTGTCGCCACGCCGCCGCTTCGCTTACCCATGCATGGACTGGAGCATGCGTCGTCCGCACGTGGGTGGCGCCTTGGGTGCCGCGCTGCTTGAGCTCGGGATCAGGCGCGGCTGGCTGCAGCGACAACTCGACAGTCGCGCATTGACGGTAACGAACAAGGGGCTGCGCGAACTGGAGTCGATCTTTGGAATAACGCAGCTGGCGGTTATGCCAGCGTAG
- a CDS encoding alpha/beta fold hydrolase, which translates to MLSMVALSWVSALLVGTAVAPMDTTYLALPHASGQRVALHCMAPAKPTGRGVLFIHGSSFPTGLAAGFEFAPGDSWMHFMAERGFLACGLDFLGFGASSRPPAMLDVAEHAQPVLRAQEAADDIALAVAHMKSARGVRELHVIAHSWGTIPAATYAAQHLTALKSLTLFGPVVPVASPEKEGSHGAWFSLTAQQRLAQLRFADVVPKGKHLLETAVEQRWAAAYAASSPHVSGDEPDLIRIPEGPNVDIAAAMCGVYPYAAADIDVPVFVVYGNYDVIVDDAGASAFLARFTASPMKWQLRIDDGTHVMHLEHNRRSLYESVNAFIQAAEATPP; encoded by the coding sequence ATGCTGTCGATGGTTGCGTTGAGTTGGGTATCCGCGCTTCTGGTGGGGACTGCCGTAGCCCCGATGGATACGACGTATCTGGCGTTGCCGCATGCATCCGGCCAGCGCGTGGCGTTGCATTGCATGGCGCCTGCGAAGCCGACCGGGCGGGGCGTACTTTTTATTCATGGTTCGAGTTTCCCGACCGGGCTTGCCGCCGGATTCGAATTCGCGCCCGGCGATTCGTGGATGCATTTCATGGCCGAGCGGGGTTTTCTGGCCTGTGGCTTGGATTTCCTGGGCTTTGGCGCATCGAGTCGTCCGCCGGCGATGTTGGATGTGGCGGAACATGCGCAGCCGGTCTTGCGAGCACAGGAGGCTGCGGACGATATAGCGCTTGCTGTCGCGCACATGAAAAGCGCCCGTGGCGTGCGCGAGCTTCATGTCATTGCGCATTCCTGGGGCACGATCCCCGCTGCGACTTACGCTGCGCAACACCTGACGGCGCTGAAGTCGCTAACCCTTTTCGGCCCGGTCGTTCCCGTGGCATCGCCCGAGAAAGAGGGGAGCCATGGGGCCTGGTTTTCGCTGACGGCGCAGCAGCGGTTGGCACAGCTTCGATTTGCCGACGTGGTTCCCAAGGGCAAGCACTTGCTCGAAACGGCCGTCGAGCAGCGCTGGGCCGCGGCCTATGCGGCGTCGAGCCCGCACGTGTCGGGCGATGAGCCGGACCTGATACGTATCCCGGAAGGGCCCAATGTGGATATCGCCGCGGCCATGTGCGGCGTCTATCCTTATGCAGCCGCCGACATCGATGTACCCGTATTCGTGGTGTATGGGAACTACGATGTCATCGTCGATGATGCCGGCGCGTCGGCATTCCTGGCGCGGTTTACCGCAAGCCCGATGAAGTGGCAGTTGCGCATCGACGATGGCACGCATGTGATGCATCTCGAACACAACCGTCGTTCCCTGTATGAAAGCGTCAATGCGTTTATCCAGGCGGCAGAAGCAACGCCGCCGTGA